One window from the genome of Acidobacteriota bacterium encodes:
- the groES gene encoding co-chaperone GroES, producing MNIRPLHDRVVVKRLEQQEQVRGGIIIPDTAKEKPQEAEVIAVGPGKVTDEGKRSPMDVKAGDRILIGKYSGSEIKIEDEDYVILREDEILAVVEG from the coding sequence GTGAACATCCGTCCGCTACACGATCGAGTCGTCGTCAAGCGCCTCGAGCAGCAGGAGCAGGTTCGGGGTGGCATCATCATTCCGGACACCGCCAAGGAGAAGCCCCAGGAGGCGGAGGTGATCGCCGTGGGTCCCGGCAAGGTGACCGACGAGGGCAAGCGCTCCCCGATGGACGTCAAGGCCGGCGACCGCATCCTGATCGGCAAGTACTCGGGCAGCGAGATCAAGATCGAAGACGAGGACTACGTCATCCTGCGCGAGGACGAGATCCTCGCCGTCGTCGAAGGCTGA